DNA from Mycobacterium sp. SMC-8:
ACCGACGACGAAGTACGGGATCTGCGTTCCGTCGTCGGACGTGGCGAAGTGCTGCGAGACGTCGATGTCGGCGGTGTCGAAGAACGAAGGCGCCCGTTTGATCTCGGTGAGCTCACCGCCGGCCGGGCCGTGTAGCAGCCGGGAGGGGGTGTCGAAACCCGAAGAGTCCAGGAAGATTTCGTCGCCGAGGCTGTCGGCGCCGACGATCGAGGTGTTGGTGTTGTCCGGCAGCCCGGTCACCGGCTCGGCTGTCCACGGCCCCGGCGTGTAGACCTGCACTCGGCTGGCGACGTCGGCCAGCGTGACGACGACCAGGCGATCTCGGGTCCACGCGTAGTGGTGCAGGCAGGTGTGCTCGTCGGGGGTGAACACCACCTGCAGTTCGGCTGTGCCGCCGAGGAATGTTTCGTAATCGGCGGCCAGCAGCGATCCGGCGGGGAAGGGCGTGGTGCCGTAGGTCCAGTCGGTGCGCAGTTCGATCAGCAGCCACTCGCGGTGGACCGAGATGCTGGCGTCGGTGGGGGCGTCGATACGGATCAGCTCGCCGTCGCGCAACTCGTAGACCTGCTCGTTGAAGAAATCGAGCGCGCGGCTGACCAGCGTGCGCTCGAATCCTTCGGTGCGGTCGCGCGAGCCGGCCACCAGCACATCAGATTCCGCACCGCTGAACACGGTTTCGGCTTCCGCCAGCGGCTGCCCGCGCCGCCACCGCTTGACCAGTCGCGGGTAGCCCGACTCGGTCAGCGATCCCTCGCCGAAGTCGGTGCCGACCAGCAGGGTGTTCTCGTCCTCCCAGGAGACCTGTGACTTGGCCTCGGGCAATTCGAACCCGCCCTCGACGAAGCTGCGGGTGAGCATGTCGAACTCCCGCACCACGGCGGCGTCGGATCCACCCCGCGACAGGCTGATCAAGGCCAGTGAATGGTCCGGCTCGATGACGTCCGCGCCGGCCCACACCCAGTTCACGCCGTCGGCCGCCGCGAGTTCGTCGACGTCGATGATGACGTCCCAGTCCGGTTGTTCGGTGCGGTAGCTGTCCAGGGTCGTGCGCCGCCAGACGCCCTTTTGATGTTCGGCGTCGCGCCAGAAGTTGTACAGGTAATCACCGCGCCGGCGGACATACGGAATCCGCGCGTCGGTGTCGAGCACCTCCAGCGCTTCGGCCCGCATCTGCTCGAAGCGTTCACCGGCGAGCTCGGCCAGCGTCGGTTCGTTGTGCTCGCGCACCCACCTCAGCGCGTCGTCGCCGGTGACGTCCTCCAGCCAGAGATGCGGGTCGGTGTCGGTGTGCTCGCTGCGGGTATCCGTCACGCCACCCATTCTGCGCAACCGCCGAAATCGCATTCCATGCGGGCGTCAGGCAACTTGACGCGCGTGGAATGCGATTTCGGCGGAAGCTGAGCCGAGGCTCAGCTGAGGTGGTGAACCTCCTGCAGGCCGTACACCGGGGTCGGCATCCCCTCGAAACGGGCCTTGAGCTGCAGCGCCAGGTACAGCGAGTAGTGCCGTGACTGGTGCAGGTTGCCGCCGTGGAACCACAGATTGGGCTGCTGGGTGGGCTTCCACATGTTGCGCTGCTCGCCCTCCCACGGGCCCGGATCCTTCGGGGTGTCGCTACCGAGACCCCACACCTTGCCCACCCTGTCGGCAACCTCTTGGCCGATGAGGTCGGCGGCCCACCCGTTCATCGAGCCGTAGCCGGTCGCGTACACCACCACGTCGGCGGGCAACACGGTGCCGTCGGCGAGCACCACGGAGTCCTCCGTCAGGCGGTCGACCTCCCCGTGGGCCAGCTTGATCCGGCCGTCGGCCACCATGTCACACGCGCCGACGTCGATGTAGTAGCCCGACCCGCGGCGCAGATACTTCATGAACAGCCCGGAACCGTCTGTGCCCCAGTCCAATTGGAATCCGGCGGCCTCCAGCCGGTCGTAGAACTCCTTGTCGCGCTCCCGCATCTGGTCGTACAGCGGGATCTGGAACTCGTGCATGATCCGGTACGGCAGCGACGCGAACGTCAGATCGGCCTTCTCGGTCGTCATCCCGGCCGCCAGCGCCCGCTCGGAGTACAGGTCGCCCAGCCCGATGTCCATCAGGGTGTCGGACTTGACGATGTGCGTCGACGACCGCTGCACCATCGTCACGTCGACGCCGTTCTCGTAGAGCGCCTTGCAGATGTCGTGGGCGGAGTTGTTCGATCCGATCACCACCGCCTTCTTGCCGACGTACGCGTCGGGGCCGGGGTGGGCGCTGGAATGGTGCTGGTCGCCGCGGAACACGTCCTGCCCGGGCAGCGTCGGCACGTTCGGCTTGCCCGACATGCCGGTGGCGAGCACCAGTTGAGTTGGGCGCAGGGTCAGTCGCTCGCCGTCGCGGTCGACCTCGACGGTCCAGGTCTGCGACGCCTCGTCGTAAGACGCGGACAGGCAGGTGGTCTTCGACCAGTACGGCACCTCCATCACCCGGGTGTAGAACTCCAGCCAGTCGCCGATCTTGTCCTTCGGCGCGAACACCGGCCAGTTCGGCGGAAACGGCAGGTAGGGCAGGTGGTCGTACCAGACCGGATCGTGCAGGCACAGCGACTTGTAGCGCTTGCGCCACTGGTCGCCGGGGCGTTCGTGCTTGTCGACGACGATCGCGGGCACCCCGAGCTGGCGCAGCCGGGCGCCGAGCGCGATACCGCCCTGCCCGCCGCCGATCACCAGCACATACGGCTGGACCGTCCGGCCCAGCTCCGCGTCCTCGGCGGCCTTCTTCTCGGCCCACGACCGCGGGTCCGGGGCGTCGCCGTGCACCGCTCCCAGCACCCTGGTGGGCCCTTTGCGCTCCTCGTGCCCCTTGAGTTCCTGCAGCGCGGTCAGCAGCGTCCAGGCCTGGTCGGTCCCCGAGTCGCCTTTGAGCCGAAGATGCCCGGTGCCGCGGCCGGCGGCGGTCTCGAACTCGATGAACGCCGAGACGACATCACCGTCGGCAGTGGCGTCCTCGCGGGTCCGGAAGCCGGTCGGGTCCGTCTCGGCCAGCCGTGCGCCCAGCATGTCGGCGATCTGATCGCGGCCTTCCAGGGTCTTGAGATTCCAGGTGAAGGACACCAGGTCGCGCCAGAAGCTGTCCATGGCGAACATGCCGACAGCGCGTTCGATGTCGCGGACGGCCAGCGCCGCCTCGAAATCGGC
Protein-coding regions in this window:
- a CDS encoding NAD(P)/FAD-dependent oxidoreductase; this translates as MTSTLDPQTTTQLSPQQRVEYWLADFEAALAVRDIERAVGMFAMDSFWRDLVSFTWNLKTLEGRDQIADMLGARLAETDPTGFRTREDATADGDVVSAFIEFETAAGRGTGHLRLKGDSGTDQAWTLLTALQELKGHEERKGPTRVLGAVHGDAPDPRSWAEKKAAEDAELGRTVQPYVLVIGGGQGGIALGARLRQLGVPAIVVDKHERPGDQWRKRYKSLCLHDPVWYDHLPYLPFPPNWPVFAPKDKIGDWLEFYTRVMEVPYWSKTTCLSASYDEASQTWTVEVDRDGERLTLRPTQLVLATGMSGKPNVPTLPGQDVFRGDQHHSSAHPGPDAYVGKKAVVIGSNNSAHDICKALYENGVDVTMVQRSSTHIVKSDTLMDIGLGDLYSERALAAGMTTEKADLTFASLPYRIMHEFQIPLYDQMRERDKEFYDRLEAAGFQLDWGTDGSGLFMKYLRRGSGYYIDVGACDMVADGRIKLAHGEVDRLTEDSVVLADGTVLPADVVVYATGYGSMNGWAADLIGQEVADRVGKVWGLGSDTPKDPGPWEGEQRNMWKPTQQPNLWFHGGNLHQSRHYSLYLALQLKARFEGMPTPVYGLQEVHHLS
- a CDS encoding prolyl oligopeptidase family protein, which translates into the protein MGGVTDTRSEHTDTDPHLWLEDVTGDDALRWVREHNEPTLAELAGERFEQMRAEALEVLDTDARIPYVRRRGDYLYNFWRDAEHQKGVWRRTTLDSYRTEQPDWDVIIDVDELAAADGVNWVWAGADVIEPDHSLALISLSRGGSDAAVVREFDMLTRSFVEGGFELPEAKSQVSWEDENTLLVGTDFGEGSLTESGYPRLVKRWRRGQPLAEAETVFSGAESDVLVAGSRDRTEGFERTLVSRALDFFNEQVYELRDGELIRIDAPTDASISVHREWLLIELRTDWTYGTTPFPAGSLLAADYETFLGGTAELQVVFTPDEHTCLHHYAWTRDRLVVVTLADVASRVQVYTPGPWTAEPVTGLPDNTNTSIVGADSLGDEIFLDSSGFDTPSRLLHGPAGGELTEIKRAPSFFDTADIDVSQHFATSDDGTQIPYFVVGHRHVEAAGPTLLGGYGGFEVSRTPGYDGVLGRLWLSRGGTYVLANIRGGGEYGPTWHTQAMREGRHRVAEDFAAVAKDLVARGITTVEQLGAQGGSNGGLLMGIMLTKYPELFGGLVCSVPLLDMKRFHLLLAGASWVAEYGDPDDPEDWAFISEYSPYQNISADKRYPPVLITTSTRDDRVHPGHARKMTAALEAAGHPVRYYENIEGGHAGASDNPQIAFRSALIFEFLHRTLSGH